The following proteins come from a genomic window of Pseudomonas putida:
- a CDS encoding helix-turn-helix domain-containing protein, with amino-acid sequence MGIQVISRDGQPEYAVVPWEQYQALLKAAGQAPAEALGETNDHSATSASLPAFSEVAQLRQAKGIAPEQLARNVGVSPAYLAMIESGERQPDAAIRRALAWHLGVAGWSEPS; translated from the coding sequence ATGGGTATTCAGGTCATTAGCCGGGACGGTCAGCCCGAGTACGCAGTCGTTCCCTGGGAGCAGTATCAGGCGCTGCTCAAGGCGGCCGGTCAGGCGCCTGCCGAGGCGCTTGGCGAAACCAACGATCACAGTGCGACAAGTGCCAGTTTGCCCGCCTTCAGCGAAGTGGCGCAGCTGCGTCAGGCCAAAGGCATCGCACCAGAGCAATTGGCGCGAAATGTGGGTGTCAGCCCCGCCTACCTGGCGATGATCGAGTCGGGTGAACGCCAGCCGGATGCGGCGATCCGCCGTGCCCTGGCCTGGCACTTGGGTGTGGCGGGCTGGAGCGAGCCGTCATGA
- the nirB gene encoding nitrite reductase large subunit NirB: MKATASSGQRERLVIVGNGMVGHHCVEQLVERGALARFELRVFGEERQRAYDRVHLSEYFSGSCAETLALCEQGFYGANGVHLHLGEAVLQIDRERCEVVTAEGRYGYDHLILATGSYPFVPPIEGSSGNARLVYRNLDDLDAIRAAAVDATRGVVVGGGLLGLEAANALKSLGLQAHVVEFAPRLMPVQLDAEGGAALKAQIEALGVGVHLSRATQSISDGEAYRYRMNFDGGEHLETDLVVFSAGIRPQDALGRACGLEIAARGGVVIDNHCRSSDPRIFAIGECASWNGSVFGLVAPGYSMARNLAALLLGEAAGEFTGADMSTKLKLLGVDVGSIGDAHGATPGSRSYRFIDEANAAYRRLVVDASGKHVLGAVLVGDNSYYDTLLQYAQNGIALPADPAALILPQGGGAPALGADALPDSATICSCHNVSKGAVCAAIDSGCADLAAVKGCTKAATGCGGCAALLKQVFEHELTARGVTVDKSLCEHFAYTRQELYGLVRVGGIRTFNDLLARHGKGHVGCDICKPAVGNILASCWNQPIMDPALVPLQDTNDTFMANMQKNGTYSVVPRIPGGEITPDKLIVIGQVAKKYDLYTKITGGQRIDLFGAQLHELPLIWGELIEAGFETGHAYGKSTRTVKSCVGSTWCRYGVQDSVAMALRLEDRYKGLRSPHKLKFAVSGCTRECAEAQSKDIGVIATDKGWNLYVCGNGGMRPRHAELFATDLDDETLVRLIDRVLMFYIRTADKLQRTSVWRESLDGGLDYLKQVILDDSLGLAAELEAQMQHVVEQYECEWANALNDPEKLKRFRTFVNDRRADPDVHFVREREQRRPAAPLHLIPTIEEAV, from the coding sequence ATGAAGGCAACAGCGAGCAGCGGGCAACGAGAGCGACTGGTCATCGTCGGCAACGGCATGGTGGGCCACCATTGCGTCGAGCAACTGGTCGAGCGCGGCGCGCTGGCGCGCTTTGAGCTGCGCGTGTTCGGCGAGGAGCGCCAGCGCGCCTACGACCGCGTGCACCTGTCTGAATACTTCAGCGGCAGCTGTGCCGAAACCCTGGCCCTGTGCGAGCAGGGTTTCTATGGCGCCAACGGGGTGCACCTGCACCTGGGTGAAGCGGTGCTGCAAATCGACCGCGAGCGCTGTGAGGTGGTTACCGCCGAAGGCCGCTACGGGTATGACCATCTGATCCTGGCCACCGGCTCCTACCCCTTCGTGCCCCCGATCGAGGGTTCCAGCGGCAACGCGCGACTGGTCTATCGCAACCTCGATGACCTCGACGCCATACGCGCCGCTGCCGTTGATGCCACCCGCGGAGTAGTGGTTGGCGGCGGTCTGCTGGGCCTTGAGGCGGCCAATGCCCTCAAGTCCCTGGGCCTTCAAGCGCACGTGGTGGAGTTCGCCCCACGGCTGATGCCGGTGCAGCTGGATGCTGAAGGCGGCGCCGCGCTCAAGGCGCAGATCGAAGCCCTGGGTGTAGGCGTGCATCTGTCACGAGCCACCCAGTCGATCAGCGATGGTGAGGCCTACCGTTACCGGATGAATTTCGACGGTGGCGAACACCTGGAAACCGACCTGGTCGTGTTCTCTGCCGGCATCCGCCCGCAGGACGCCCTGGGCCGTGCCTGCGGCCTGGAGATCGCCGCGCGCGGTGGCGTGGTGATCGACAATCACTGCCGCTCCAGCGACCCACGCATCTTCGCTATCGGTGAATGCGCCTCGTGGAACGGCAGCGTGTTCGGCCTGGTTGCTCCGGGCTACAGCATGGCGCGCAACCTGGCGGCGCTGTTGTTGGGCGAGGCGGCCGGGGAATTCACCGGGGCCGACATGTCGACCAAGCTCAAGCTGCTGGGCGTCGATGTCGGCTCCATCGGCGACGCCCATGGCGCCACGCCCGGCTCGCGCAGCTACCGCTTCATCGACGAGGCCAACGCCGCCTATCGCCGGCTGGTGGTCGATGCCAGCGGCAAGCACGTGCTCGGTGCGGTGCTGGTGGGCGACAACAGCTACTACGACACACTGCTGCAATACGCCCAGAACGGCATCGCCCTGCCTGCCGACCCGGCGGCGCTGATCTTGCCGCAAGGCGGTGGCGCACCGGCCCTGGGCGCCGATGCGCTGCCTGACAGCGCGACCATCTGCTCGTGCCACAACGTCAGCAAGGGCGCAGTGTGCGCAGCGATCGACAGTGGTTGCGCCGACCTTGCCGCGGTCAAAGGCTGCACCAAGGCGGCCACCGGCTGTGGTGGCTGCGCGGCGCTGCTCAAGCAAGTGTTCGAGCATGAACTCACCGCCCGTGGCGTGACCGTGGACAAGAGCCTGTGCGAGCACTTCGCCTACACCCGCCAGGAGCTTTACGGGCTGGTGCGGGTGGGGGGCATACGCACCTTCAACGATTTGCTGGCGCGCCATGGCAAGGGCCATGTCGGCTGCGACATCTGCAAGCCGGCGGTGGGCAACATCCTCGCTTCGTGCTGGAACCAGCCGATCATGGACCCAGCGCTGGTGCCGCTGCAGGACACCAACGACACCTTCATGGCCAACATGCAGAAAAACGGTACCTACTCGGTGGTGCCGCGCATTCCCGGCGGTGAAATCACCCCGGACAAACTGATCGTGATCGGCCAGGTGGCCAAGAAGTACGATCTTTACACCAAGATCACCGGCGGCCAGCGCATCGACCTGTTCGGCGCCCAGTTGCACGAGCTGCCGCTGATCTGGGGCGAGCTGATCGAGGCCGGCTTCGAGACTGGCCACGCGTACGGCAAATCGACCCGCACGGTGAAGTCCTGCGTAGGCAGCACCTGGTGCCGCTACGGTGTGCAGGACAGCGTAGCCATGGCGCTGCGCCTGGAGGATCGCTACAAGGGCCTGCGCAGCCCGCACAAGCTCAAGTTCGCGGTCTCTGGCTGCACCCGCGAATGTGCCGAGGCGCAAAGCAAGGACATCGGCGTGATCGCCACCGACAAAGGCTGGAACCTCTACGTCTGTGGCAATGGCGGCATGCGCCCACGGCATGCCGAACTGTTCGCCACCGATCTGGACGATGAGACCCTGGTGCGCCTGATCGACCGCGTGCTGATGTTCTACATCCGCACCGCCGACAAGTTGCAGCGCACGTCGGTATGGCGCGAAAGCCTGGACGGCGGCCTGGACTACCTCAAGCAGGTGATCCTCGACGACAGCCTGGGCCTGGCTGCCGAGCTGGAAGCGCAGATGCAGCATGTGGTCGAGCAGTACGAATGCGAATGGGCCAACGCCCTCAACGACCCGGAAAAGCTCAAGCGCTTCCGTACGTTCGTCAACGATCGACGCGCCGACCCGGACGTGCACTTCGTCCGCGAGCGTGAACAGCGTCGCCCCGCTGCACCCCTGCACCTGATCCCTACCATTGAGGAGGCTGTGTGA
- the nirD gene encoding nitrite reductase small subunit NirD, with protein MNLSNAAVAKQPNWQAVCNTDDLVADSGVVVWLDGTQVALFYLPGQVQSLYAVDNRDPRSGANIIGRGLVGSLQGELVVAAPLYKQHFSLHSGACLEDPGQQLRVWPVRMSGDAVEVAVA; from the coding sequence ATGAACCTGTCCAATGCTGCTGTGGCAAAGCAACCCAACTGGCAAGCGGTCTGCAACACCGATGACCTGGTCGCCGACTCTGGTGTGGTGGTGTGGCTCGATGGCACCCAGGTCGCCTTGTTCTACCTGCCTGGGCAGGTGCAGAGCCTGTACGCGGTCGACAACCGCGACCCACGCTCTGGAGCCAACATCATTGGCCGCGGGCTGGTGGGCAGCCTGCAAGGCGAGCTGGTGGTGGCAGCACCGCTGTACAAACAGCACTTCAGCCTGCACAGCGGTGCGTGCCTGGAAGATCCGGGCCAGCAGTTACGTGTCTGGCCGGTACGAATGAGCGGGGATGCTGTGGAAGTGGCAGTGGCCTGA
- a CDS encoding YkvA family protein: MSAPWNFARFLPLAERLLSRGRLPALLFAVARKGPRLGQLREDIKLLQSLCLAWWRGEYRAISPKALVTIVAGLLYFVSPIDAIPDWLLGVGFLDDIAVLGWVLKTVSDELARFKAWRDSQAPERLRVVERLPDTPEALRLERKTH; encoded by the coding sequence ATGAGCGCACCCTGGAATTTCGCCCGCTTCCTGCCCTTGGCCGAGCGCCTGCTGAGCCGTGGCCGCCTGCCGGCTTTGCTGTTCGCCGTGGCCCGCAAAGGCCCGCGCCTGGGCCAGTTGCGTGAAGACATCAAGCTTTTGCAGTCGTTGTGCCTGGCCTGGTGGCGTGGCGAGTACCGGGCGATCAGCCCCAAGGCACTGGTGACCATCGTCGCCGGCCTGCTGTACTTCGTCAGCCCCATCGATGCGATCCCCGACTGGCTGTTGGGTGTAGGCTTTCTCGATGATATCGCCGTGCTCGGCTGGGTGCTGAAGACCGTCTCCGATGAGCTGGCACGGTTCAAGGCCTGGCGCGACAGCCAGGCACCCGAGCGCCTGCGCGTGGTCGAGCGCTTGCCCGACACCCCTGAAGCTTTGCGCCTGGAGCGTAAAACGCACTGA
- a CDS encoding NAD(P)H-quinone oxidoreductase: MKALQGEDGHVEWVEAERPALDAGQVRIRVAAAGLNRADLLQMKGLYPPPPGASPYMGLECAGVVEEVGPGADWRVGDRVCALLASGAMAEEVVVDARHVLPVPEGLSLHEAAALPEVYATAWLNIFQLGAVKAGEKVLVHAGASGVGSAAIQLCKAFGNPVYVSVGSQERLAYCQALGATGGVVRNENLEALEGMGPFDVILDPVGASYGQLNLKLLARDGRWVIIGLMGGRTVELDLAQVLGKRLEITGSTLRNRDDGFKAELLRELQQQVWPLFTEKRLSPQLVDTYPVEFAQAAYAELESNQVSGKLVMVIDASLA; the protein is encoded by the coding sequence GTGAAGGCATTGCAAGGCGAAGACGGACATGTGGAGTGGGTCGAGGCCGAGCGCCCGGCCCTGGATGCCGGCCAGGTACGCATTCGCGTGGCTGCGGCGGGCCTGAACCGGGCCGATCTGTTGCAAATGAAGGGTCTTTATCCGCCACCACCCGGTGCCAGCCCATACATGGGCCTGGAATGCGCCGGGGTAGTGGAAGAAGTGGGGCCGGGCGCCGACTGGCGGGTAGGCGACCGAGTGTGCGCGCTGCTGGCCAGCGGGGCCATGGCCGAGGAAGTGGTGGTCGATGCCCGCCATGTGCTGCCGGTGCCCGAGGGCCTGAGCCTGCACGAGGCAGCAGCACTGCCCGAGGTCTACGCCACCGCGTGGTTGAACATTTTCCAGCTCGGTGCGGTGAAGGCCGGCGAGAAGGTGCTGGTACACGCCGGTGCCAGCGGTGTCGGCTCGGCAGCCATTCAGTTGTGCAAGGCGTTCGGCAACCCGGTGTACGTCAGCGTTGGTTCGCAGGAGCGCCTGGCGTACTGCCAGGCCCTGGGCGCTACGGGCGGAGTGGTGCGCAACGAAAACCTGGAAGCGCTGGAGGGCATGGGCCCGTTCGACGTGATTCTTGACCCGGTGGGCGCCAGTTACGGGCAGCTCAACCTCAAGCTGCTGGCACGCGACGGGCGTTGGGTGATCATCGGCCTGATGGGCGGGCGCACGGTTGAACTGGACCTGGCGCAGGTGCTGGGCAAGCGCCTGGAAATCACCGGTTCCACCTTGCGCAACCGTGACGACGGGTTCAAGGCCGAGCTGTTGCGCGAGCTGCAGCAGCAGGTGTGGCCGCTGTTTACCGAAAAGCGCTTGTCGCCGCAGTTGGTGGACACCTACCCGGTCGAGTTCGCCCAGGCAGCGTATGCCGAGCTTGAGAGCAATCAGGTGTCGGGCAAGCTGGTGATGGTGATCGACGCTAGCCTGGCGTGA
- the pcaQ gene encoding pca operon transcription factor PcaQ, translating into MNLDTRIKYRHLLCFLEIARQGSLARAADILAISQPAISKTLKELEDLLETRLFERSRQGVELTPAGTRFMHYAGPSVQALRDGVSSLRGEARAPSQVRIGVLSTVEGLLMPEVLCRLHQRHEALLISVVTGASAQLLGQLRLGELELVVGRMTDSPQIQGLSFEHLYSESMALVVRPGHPLLANMQVDRARVGRYPLVLPPPGTTIRQHADSLFVQCGIQLPAQRLETLSLALSRRYLLGSDAVWVAPRDAVLLDLRRGELAELDLGVREPGGSVGICRNAALALSLPGQWVCDVLREVAGQYRERLYP; encoded by the coding sequence ATGAACCTCGACACCCGCATCAAGTACCGCCACCTGCTGTGCTTCCTGGAGATTGCCCGGCAGGGCAGCCTGGCCAGGGCCGCCGACATTCTGGCGATCAGCCAGCCGGCAATTTCCAAAACCCTCAAGGAGCTTGAAGACCTGCTCGAGACGCGCTTGTTCGAGCGCAGCCGCCAGGGCGTCGAGCTGACCCCGGCCGGAACTCGCTTCATGCATTACGCCGGGCCCAGCGTACAGGCCCTGCGCGACGGCGTGAGCAGCTTGCGCGGTGAAGCGCGCGCACCGTCGCAGGTGCGCATCGGCGTGCTGTCCACCGTCGAAGGCCTGCTGATGCCCGAGGTGCTGTGCCGCCTGCATCAACGCCATGAGGCGTTGTTGATCAGCGTGGTGACCGGCGCCAGTGCACAGTTGCTCGGGCAGTTGCGCCTGGGCGAACTGGAACTGGTGGTCGGGCGCATGACCGATAGCCCGCAGATCCAGGGTTTGTCGTTCGAACATCTGTACAGCGAGTCGATGGCTTTGGTCGTGCGCCCAGGTCACCCATTGCTGGCCAACATGCAAGTAGACCGAGCCCGCGTTGGCCGTTATCCACTGGTGCTCCCACCACCGGGCACTACCATTCGCCAGCACGCCGACAGCCTGTTCGTGCAATGCGGCATTCAACTGCCGGCACAGCGCCTTGAGACCCTTTCACTGGCCTTGAGCCGGCGCTACCTGCTGGGCAGTGATGCCGTGTGGGTGGCGCCGCGTGATGCGGTGCTGCTTGACCTGCGTCGCGGCGAACTTGCCGAGCTTGATCTGGGGGTGCGGGAACCGGGCGGGTCTGTGGGCATCTGCCGCAATGCCGCGTTGGCGCTGAGCCTGCCGGGGCAGTGGGTGTGCGATGTGTTGCGGGAAGTGGCGGGGCAATATCGCGAGCGGTTGTACCCGTAA
- a CDS encoding carboxy terminal-processing peptidase, whose product MKHFLPSTALALMIGLGSLTLGGNAAAANKWDSLQPDRDEIVASLNVVELLKRHHYSKPPLDDARSVIIYDSYIKLLDPARSYFTAADIAEFDKWKRQFDDFLKSGNLDPGFTIYKRYLDRVKQRLDFALAELNKGVDKMDFTAKETLLIDRKDAPWLKNQAELDDLWRKRVKDEVLRQKIAGKEPKQIQETLTKRYKNQLSRLDQTRAEDIFQAYINTFAQSYDPHTNYLSPDNAENFDINMSLSLEGIGAVLQSDNDQVKIVRLVPAGPAAKTKQVAPADKIIGVAQGNKEMVDVVGWRLDEVVKLIRGPKGSVVRLEIIPASNAPSDQTSKVVSITREAVKLEEQAAKKSVLKLKQAGRDYKLGIIEIPAFYLDFKAYRAGDPEYKSTTRDVKKLLTELQKEKVDGVVIDLRNNGGGSLQEATELTSLFIEKGPTVLVRNSDGRVDVLEDENPGAFYKGPLVLLVNRLSASASEIFAGAMQDYHRALIIGGQTFGKGTVQTIQPLNHGELKLTLAKFYRVSGQSTQHQGVLPDIDYPSIIDTKEIGESALPEAMPWDTIRPVVKPAADPFKPFLAQLKAQHEARSDKDAEFTYIRDRLALTQKLMNEKTVSLNEQDRRARHDEIEAKQLALENIRRKAKGEEPLKELKKEDEDALPTEDENTKPEDDAYLSETGRILIDYLSASTKVAKQ is encoded by the coding sequence ATGAAGCATTTCCTCCCAAGCACCGCCCTGGCCCTGATGATCGGCCTGGGCAGCCTCACGCTCGGCGGCAATGCGGCGGCCGCCAACAAATGGGACAGCCTGCAGCCGGACCGTGACGAAATCGTCGCCAGCCTCAACGTGGTTGAGTTGCTCAAACGTCACCATTACAGCAAGCCGCCGCTCGATGACGCCCGTTCGGTGATCATCTACGACAGCTACATCAAGCTGCTCGACCCAGCGCGCAGCTACTTCACTGCGGCCGACATCGCCGAGTTCGACAAGTGGAAGAGGCAGTTCGACGACTTCCTCAAAAGCGGCAACCTCGACCCTGGCTTCACCATCTACAAGCGCTACCTGGACCGCGTCAAGCAACGCCTGGACTTCGCCCTGGCCGAGCTGAACAAGGGCGTCGACAAGATGGACTTCACCGCCAAGGAAACCTTGCTGATCGACCGCAAGGACGCTCCGTGGCTGAAGAACCAGGCCGAGCTGGACGACCTGTGGCGCAAGCGCGTCAAGGACGAGGTGCTGCGCCAGAAGATCGCCGGCAAAGAGCCCAAGCAGATTCAGGAAACCCTGACCAAGCGTTACAAGAACCAGCTGTCGCGCCTGGACCAGACCCGTGCCGAAGACATCTTCCAGGCCTACATCAATACCTTCGCCCAGTCCTACGACCCGCACACCAACTACCTGTCGCCGGACAACGCCGAGAACTTCGACATCAACATGAGCCTGTCGCTCGAAGGCATCGGCGCGGTGCTGCAGAGCGACAATGATCAGGTCAAGATCGTGCGTCTGGTGCCAGCGGGCCCTGCGGCCAAGACCAAGCAGGTGGCCCCGGCCGACAAGATCATCGGCGTCGCCCAAGGCAACAAAGAAATGGTCGACGTGGTCGGCTGGCGCCTGGACGAAGTGGTCAAGCTGATTCGTGGCCCGAAAGGCTCGGTTGTGCGCCTGGAAATCATCCCGGCCAGCAATGCCCCGAGCGACCAGACCAGCAAAGTGGTGTCGATCACCCGTGAGGCGGTCAAGCTCGAAGAGCAGGCGGCCAAGAAGTCGGTGCTCAAGCTCAAGCAGGCTGGCCGTGACTACAAGCTGGGCATCATTGAAATCCCTGCCTTCTATCTGGACTTCAAGGCTTACCGGGCCGGGGACCCTGAGTACAAGAGCACCACGCGCGACGTGAAAAAGCTGCTCACCGAACTGCAAAAGGAAAAAGTCGACGGCGTGGTCATCGACCTGCGCAACAACGGCGGCGGTTCCCTGCAGGAAGCCACCGAGCTGACCAGCCTGTTCATCGAGAAGGGCCCCACGGTTCTGGTTCGCAACAGCGATGGCCGGGTTGACGTGCTAGAAGACGAAAATCCTGGCGCCTTCTACAAAGGCCCCTTGGTACTGCTGGTCAACCGCCTCTCGGCCTCGGCCTCGGAAATCTTCGCAGGCGCCATGCAGGATTACCACCGCGCCCTGATCATAGGCGGCCAGACCTTCGGCAAGGGCACCGTGCAAACCATCCAGCCGCTCAACCATGGCGAGCTGAAACTGACCCTGGCCAAGTTCTACCGGGTGTCCGGGCAGAGCACCCAGCATCAGGGCGTACTGCCAGACATCGATTACCCGTCGATCATCGACACCAAGGAAATCGGTGAAAGCGCCCTGCCCGAGGCCATGCCGTGGGACACCATCCGCCCGGTGGTCAAGCCGGCGGCCGACCCGTTCAAGCCCTTCCTGGCGCAGCTCAAGGCCCAGCATGAAGCGCGCAGCGACAAGGACGCGGAGTTCACCTATATCCGTGACCGCCTGGCACTGACCCAGAAGCTGATGAACGAGAAGACCGTCAGCCTCAACGAGCAGGACCGCCGTGCCCGCCATGATGAGATCGAGGCCAAACAGCTGGCGCTGGAAAACATCCGCCGCAAGGCCAAGGGTGAAGAGCCGCTGAAGGAACTGAAGAAAGAGGACGAGGACGCCCTGCCGACCGAGGATGAAAACACCAAGCCCGAAGACGACGCTTATCTGTCCGAGACGGGTCGCATCCTGATCGACTACCTGAGTGCCAGCACCAAGGTGGCCAAGCAGTAA
- a CDS encoding HAD family hydrolase: protein MALAIFDLDETLIHGDCASLWSEQMARLGWVDGKEFLRRDHALMEAYGKGHLQMEEYMAFSLEPIAGRTLEEVEHLVEPWVEDVIEPIIFGDACRCIAEHRKRGDRILIISASGTHLVGPIAARLGVDEYLAIELEAVNGVYTGKTHGVLTYREGKITRLLEWLDQEQENLEGASFYSDSRNDLPLLLKVDHPHVVNPDAVLREHAEKNGWPILSWS, encoded by the coding sequence ATGGCACTGGCAATTTTCGATCTCGACGAAACCCTGATCCATGGTGACTGCGCGTCGCTGTGGAGCGAGCAGATGGCAAGGCTGGGCTGGGTCGACGGCAAGGAGTTCCTGCGCCGCGACCATGCCCTGATGGAGGCCTACGGCAAAGGCCACTTGCAGATGGAAGAGTACATGGCCTTCAGCCTGGAACCGATTGCCGGGCGTACGCTGGAAGAGGTCGAGCACCTGGTCGAACCATGGGTGGAAGACGTCATCGAGCCGATCATTTTCGGTGATGCCTGCCGCTGCATCGCCGAACATCGCAAGCGTGGCGACCGCATCCTGATCATTTCCGCCTCGGGCACTCACCTGGTCGGGCCGATTGCGGCGCGGTTAGGGGTGGACGAGTACCTGGCGATCGAGCTGGAGGCTGTGAACGGGGTGTATACCGGGAAGACTCATGGGGTGCTGACTTACCGGGAGGGCAAGATCACCCGCCTGCTGGAATGGCTGGACCAGGAGCAGGAGAACCTGGAGGGGGCGAGCTTCTATTCCGATTCGCGCAACGACCTGCCGTTGTTGCTGAAGGTGGATCATCCGCATGTGGTGAACCCGGATGCGGTGTTGCGCGAGCATGCCGAGAAGAATGGCTGGCCGATACTGAGCTGGTCTTGA
- a CDS encoding FKBP-type peptidyl-prolyl cis-trans isomerase, which produces MKQHRLAAAVALVGLVLAGCDQQASSPELKTPAQKASYGIGLNMGKSLAQEGMEDLDSKAVALGIEDAVGKKEQRIKDEELVEAFTSLQKRAEERLAKASEEAASAGKKFLEENAKKPGVVTTASGLQYEVVKKADGPQPKPTDVVTVHYEGKLIDGKVFDSSVERGSPIDLPVSGVIPGWVEGLQLMHVGEKYKLFIPAELAYGAQSPSPLIPANSVLVFDLELIAIKDPAQLQGDAPEAQAPAEAPAEAPAK; this is translated from the coding sequence ATGAAACAGCATCGTTTGGCGGCTGCGGTTGCCCTGGTAGGCCTGGTACTGGCTGGCTGTGATCAACAAGCCAGCAGCCCCGAGCTGAAAACTCCGGCACAGAAAGCCTCCTACGGTATCGGCCTGAACATGGGCAAGAGCCTGGCTCAGGAAGGCATGGAAGACCTTGATTCCAAAGCCGTTGCCCTCGGCATCGAAGACGCCGTTGGCAAGAAAGAACAGCGCATCAAGGACGAAGAGTTGGTAGAAGCCTTCACCTCGCTGCAGAAGCGCGCCGAGGAGCGCCTGGCCAAGGCCAGCGAAGAAGCCGCCTCCGCCGGCAAGAAGTTCCTCGAAGAAAACGCCAAGAAGCCAGGCGTGGTCACCACCGCTTCGGGCCTGCAGTACGAAGTGGTCAAGAAGGCCGACGGCCCACAGCCCAAACCGACCGACGTGGTCACTGTCCACTACGAAGGCAAGCTGATCGATGGCAAGGTGTTCGACAGCTCGGTAGAGCGTGGCAGCCCGATCGACCTGCCGGTCAGCGGTGTCATCCCAGGCTGGGTTGAAGGCCTGCAACTGATGCACGTTGGCGAGAAGTACAAACTGTTCATCCCGGCTGAGCTGGCCTATGGCGCACAGAGCCCAAGCCCGCTGATCCCGGCCAACTCGGTCCTGGTGTTCGACCTGGAACTGATCGCCATCAAAGACCCGGCCCAGCTGCAGGGCGACGCGCCTGAAGCTCAGGCACCTGCCGAAGCTCCGGCTGAAGCACCAGCCAAGTAA
- a CDS encoding ABC transporter ATP-binding protein has translation MSFVSVQKLHKRYAGTPVFENIDCQIERGEFVTLLGPSGCGKSTLLRCIAGLTPVDGGQILLDGQDIVPLSPQKRGIGMVFQSYALFPNMTVEQNVAFGLRMQKVKASDIQVRVREALELVELGSFAGRYPHQLSGGQCQRVALARSLVTRPRLLLLDEPLSALDARIRKHLREQIRAIQRELGLTTIFVTHDQEEALTMSDRIFLMNQGRIVQSGDAETLYTAPVDLFAAGFIGNYNLLDPDSASRLLQRPVANRLAIRPESITLSRNGELDGEVRSHSLLGNVIRYRVRVREVELVVDVLNRSSADLHADGQRVSLSIDPTALREVA, from the coding sequence ATGAGCTTCGTCAGCGTACAGAAACTGCACAAACGCTATGCCGGCACCCCCGTGTTCGAAAATATCGACTGCCAGATCGAGCGCGGCGAATTCGTCACCTTGCTCGGCCCTTCCGGCTGCGGCAAGTCCACCCTGCTGCGCTGCATCGCCGGGCTGACCCCGGTGGACGGCGGGCAGATTCTGCTCGACGGCCAGGACATCGTGCCGCTGAGCCCGCAAAAGCGCGGCATCGGCATGGTGTTCCAGAGCTATGCGCTGTTCCCCAACATGACAGTGGAGCAGAATGTCGCCTTTGGCCTGCGCATGCAGAAGGTCAAGGCCAGTGACATTCAAGTACGCGTGCGCGAGGCGCTGGAACTGGTGGAACTGGGCAGTTTTGCCGGGCGCTACCCGCACCAGCTGTCCGGCGGCCAGTGCCAGCGTGTGGCCCTGGCCCGCTCGCTGGTCACCCGCCCGCGCCTGCTGCTGCTCGACGAGCCGCTGTCGGCGCTGGATGCGCGTATTCGCAAGCACCTGCGCGAGCAGATCCGCGCCATCCAGCGCGAACTGGGGCTGACCACCATCTTCGTTACCCATGACCAGGAAGAGGCGCTGACGATGTCTGATCGCATCTTCCTGATGAACCAGGGGCGCATCGTGCAGAGCGGCGACGCCGAAACCCTGTACACGGCCCCGGTGGACCTGTTTGCCGCCGGTTTCATCGGCAACTACAACCTGCTCGACCCGGACAGTGCCAGCCGCCTGCTGCAACGCCCGGTGGCCAACCGCCTGGCGATTCGCCCCGAGTCGATCACCTTGAGCCGCAATGGCGAACTGGACGGGGAAGTGCGCAGTCACAGCCTGCTCGGCAATGTGATCCGCTACCGGGTACGGGTACGTGAAGTGGAGCTGGTGGTGGATGTGCTCAATCGCTCATCGGCCGACCTGCACGCGGACGGCCAGCGGGTATCCTTGTCGATCGACCCCACGGCGCTACGGGAAGTGGCCTAA